The Azospirillum brasilense genome window below encodes:
- a CDS encoding PAS domain-containing methyl-accepting chemotaxis protein codes for MSLMGFFRGGSKGGNGRGAELAELTEALDLYGNHAGVGLWDAVFHNGDPAHPQSRWTWSGQFRRLLGFEGEQDFPNLMTSWSDRLHPDDSAPTFAAFGAFLADASGRTPFNVRYRVKMRDGSYRWFRAIGGCRRNAAGLALRACGSLIDVQEEEEMRQRAASLAADFDAKVRSVVQAVSGSSADMQGVSRQLGALSERSTRQSAEAASATAQAASNVQAVAAAAEQLSASIGEIGQQVERSVAIAREAVSRTEQIGGTADSLAQSAQLIGDVVKLIQGIAGQTNLLALNATIEAARAGEAGKGFAVVASEVKSLANQTAKATEDISAQIAGIQAATNQTIGAIQGIGETIRSINEISTTIASAVQEQAAATQEISNNVAQAARGTDEIARSIEAVSVAANETAQASSLVIRSSSDLSGQSDSLKHQVETFLQALKAS; via the coding sequence CCGGGGTGGGTCCAAGGGCGGCAACGGGCGCGGTGCTGAACTGGCCGAGCTGACCGAAGCGCTCGACCTCTATGGCAACCACGCCGGCGTGGGCCTGTGGGACGCCGTGTTCCACAACGGCGACCCGGCGCATCCGCAGAGCCGCTGGACCTGGTCCGGGCAATTCCGTCGCCTGCTCGGCTTCGAGGGCGAGCAGGATTTCCCGAACCTGATGACCTCCTGGTCGGACCGCCTGCATCCGGACGACAGCGCCCCGACCTTCGCCGCCTTCGGCGCCTTCCTGGCCGACGCCAGCGGCCGCACGCCCTTCAACGTGCGCTACCGCGTGAAGATGCGCGACGGCTCCTACCGCTGGTTCCGCGCCATCGGCGGCTGCCGGCGCAACGCGGCCGGTTTGGCGCTGCGCGCCTGCGGTTCGCTGATCGACGTCCAGGAGGAGGAGGAGATGCGCCAGCGTGCCGCCTCCCTCGCCGCCGACTTCGACGCGAAGGTCAGGAGCGTGGTGCAGGCGGTGTCCGGCAGCTCGGCCGACATGCAGGGCGTGTCGCGCCAGCTCGGCGCCCTGTCGGAACGGTCGACCCGCCAGAGCGCGGAGGCGGCCAGCGCCACCGCCCAGGCGGCGTCCAACGTCCAGGCGGTCGCCGCGGCGGCGGAGCAGCTCTCCGCCTCCATCGGGGAAATCGGACAGCAGGTCGAGCGGTCGGTCGCCATCGCCCGCGAGGCGGTGTCGCGCACCGAGCAGATCGGCGGCACCGCCGACAGCCTCGCCCAGTCGGCGCAGCTCATCGGCGACGTGGTGAAGCTGATCCAGGGCATCGCCGGCCAGACCAATCTGCTGGCGCTCAACGCCACCATCGAGGCCGCAAGGGCCGGCGAGGCGGGCAAGGGCTTCGCCGTGGTGGCGAGCGAAGTGAAGAGCCTCGCCAACCAGACGGCCAAGGCGACCGAGGACATCTCCGCCCAGATCGCCGGCATCCAGGCGGCGACCAACCAGACGATCGGCGCCATCCAGGGCATCGGCGAGACGATCCGGTCGATCAACGAGATCTCCACCACCATCGCCTCGGCCGTGCAGGAGCAGGCGGCGGCGACCCAGGAGATCTCCAACAACGTCGCCCAGGCCGCCCGCGGCACCGACGAGATCGCCCGCAGCATCGAGGCGGTCAGCGTGGCGGCGAACGAGACGGCGCAGGCCTCCAGCCTCGTCATCCGCTCCTCGTCCGACCTGTCCGGCCAGTCCGACAGCCTGAAGCATCAGGTCGAGACCTTCCTGCAGGCGCTGAAGGCGTCCTGA
- a CDS encoding LysE/ArgO family amino acid transporter has protein sequence MLSAFLPGLLLGLSLIVAIGAQNAFVLRQGLRGEHVLAVCATCAVSDALLILAGVGGFAQAAQWLPWLETATRYAGAAFLLVYGLRSFRSAWRAGGALDPASAVPAGLGATLATCLALTWLNPHVYLDTVVLVGSVSTQFAEGKHAFALGAMTASLLFFFALGYGARLLRPVFARPGAWRALDTGIGLVMCAIAVNLVA, from the coding sequence ATGCTCTCCGCCTTCCTTCCCGGCCTTCTGCTGGGTCTCAGCCTGATCGTCGCCATCGGCGCGCAGAACGCCTTCGTGCTGCGCCAGGGCCTGCGCGGGGAGCATGTGCTGGCCGTCTGCGCGACCTGCGCGGTCTCGGACGCCCTGCTGATCCTGGCCGGGGTCGGCGGCTTCGCCCAAGCCGCCCAATGGCTGCCCTGGCTGGAGACGGCGACCCGCTACGCCGGGGCGGCCTTCCTGCTGGTCTACGGGCTGCGCAGCTTCCGCTCGGCTTGGCGGGCGGGCGGTGCGCTGGACCCGGCTTCGGCGGTCCCGGCAGGGCTCGGCGCAACGCTGGCGACCTGCCTGGCGCTGACCTGGCTGAACCCGCACGTCTATCTGGACACGGTGGTGCTGGTCGGGTCGGTGTCCACCCAGTTCGCCGAGGGCAAGCACGCCTTCGCGCTGGGGGCGATGACCGCGTCCCTCCTGTTCTTCTTCGCGCTGGGCTACGGCGCACGTCTGCTGCGGCCCGTCTTCGCCCGACCCGGCGCGTGGCGGGCGCTCGACACCGGAATCGGCCTCGTCATGTGCGCGATCGCGGTGAATCTGGTCGCCTGA
- a CDS encoding LysR family transcriptional regulator ArgP, whose translation MLDYALLAALAAVVRTGSFERAAAQLHVTPSAVSQRVKLLEERMGTILVVRGSPCTGTPAGLRLSQHAERVALLESELRDGLPGLPQDGPAVTVRMAVNADSLATWFVAAMAGTPDVLFDLVLDDQEHSADWLRRGEVLAAVTSGAQPVQGCDSTPLGALRYVATASPDFLRWHFPDGVAAAALARAPRLTYNSKDRLQTQWTRQAFGVEIASPTHWMPSTHAFVDAALAGLGWGMNPEPLVSDALRDGRLVALVPDQPLDVPLFWQRSRIASRTLADITRSVLTTAHAQLTQV comes from the coding sequence ATGCTGGACTACGCCCTGCTCGCCGCGCTGGCCGCGGTGGTCCGCACTGGCAGTTTCGAGCGGGCGGCGGCGCAGCTCCACGTTACCCCCTCCGCCGTGTCGCAGCGGGTGAAGCTGCTGGAGGAGCGGATGGGGACGATTCTGGTGGTGCGCGGCTCGCCCTGCACCGGCACCCCCGCCGGCCTGCGGCTGAGCCAGCACGCGGAGCGGGTGGCCCTGCTGGAAAGCGAGCTGCGCGACGGGCTTCCCGGCCTGCCGCAGGACGGGCCGGCGGTGACGGTGCGCATGGCGGTCAACGCCGACAGCCTCGCCACGTGGTTCGTCGCCGCCATGGCCGGGACGCCGGACGTGCTGTTCGACCTCGTCCTCGACGACCAGGAGCACAGCGCCGACTGGCTGCGCCGGGGGGAGGTTCTGGCGGCGGTGACGTCCGGCGCCCAGCCGGTGCAGGGCTGCGACAGCACCCCGCTGGGTGCCTTGCGCTACGTGGCGACGGCCAGCCCGGACTTCCTGCGCTGGCATTTCCCCGATGGGGTGGCGGCGGCGGCTTTGGCCCGCGCGCCGCGCCTGACCTACAACAGCAAGGACCGGCTGCAGACGCAGTGGACCCGGCAGGCCTTCGGGGTGGAGATCGCCTCGCCGACCCACTGGATGCCCTCCACCCACGCTTTCGTGGACGCGGCGCTGGCCGGGCTCGGCTGGGGGATGAATCCGGAACCGCTGGTCTCCGATGCCCTGCGCGACGGGCGGCTGGTGGCGCTGGTGCCGGACCAGCCGCTCGACGTGCCGCTGTTCTGGCAGCGCAGCCGGATCGCCAGCCGCACCCTGGCCGACATCACGCGCTCGGTGTTGACGACGGCGCACGCCCAGTTGACGCAAGTCTGA
- the znuB gene encoding zinc ABC transporter permease subunit ZnuB, with the protein MDDFVLRALAAGCGIALVAGPLGSFVVWRRMAYFGDTLAHSALLGVALGFLLGVNPLIGVVGVCVALALALVGLQRRRALATDTVLGILSHSSLSLGLVAIAFLETLRVDLVAYLFGDILSVTTGDLAWIYTGGAAALGGLLLLWRRLLAVTVDEDLARVEGMPVEALRLAFMLLIALVIAAAMKIVGILLITSLLIIPAAAARRFSRTPEAMAALASVFGIAAVLGGLLSSLNWDLPGGPSIVVAAAALFLASMMVPAANR; encoded by the coding sequence ATGGATGATTTCGTTCTGCGCGCGCTCGCCGCCGGCTGCGGCATCGCCCTGGTCGCCGGCCCGCTGGGGTCCTTCGTGGTGTGGCGGCGCATGGCCTATTTCGGCGACACGCTGGCCCATTCCGCCCTGCTGGGGGTGGCGCTGGGCTTCCTGCTGGGCGTCAACCCGCTGATCGGCGTGGTCGGCGTCTGCGTCGCGCTGGCGCTGGCGCTGGTCGGGCTGCAGCGGCGCCGCGCGCTGGCCACGGACACCGTGCTGGGCATCCTGTCGCATTCGTCGCTGTCGCTGGGCCTCGTCGCCATCGCCTTCCTGGAGACGCTGCGCGTCGATCTGGTCGCCTATCTGTTCGGCGACATCCTGAGCGTCACCACCGGCGATCTCGCCTGGATCTACACCGGCGGCGCGGCGGCGCTGGGCGGTCTGCTGCTGCTGTGGCGGCGGCTGCTGGCGGTGACGGTGGACGAGGATCTGGCGCGGGTCGAGGGGATGCCGGTGGAGGCGCTGCGGCTGGCCTTCATGCTGCTGATCGCGCTGGTCATCGCAGCGGCGATGAAGATCGTCGGCATTCTGCTCATCACCTCCCTCCTCATCATCCCGGCGGCGGCGGCCCGCCGCTTCTCCCGCACACCGGAGGCGATGGCCGCCCTGGCCTCGGTCTTCGGGATCGCCGCGGTGCTGGGCGGCCTGCTCTCCTCCCTGAACTGGGATTTGCCGGGCGGGCCGAGCATCGTGGTCGCCGCCGCCGCCCTCTTCCTGGCAAGCATGATGGTGCCGGCGGCGAACCGGTGA
- the znuA gene encoding zinc ABC transporter substrate-binding protein ZnuA, protein MRAAMRPLPLLALAAALTASPALAEGPKVVASIKPVHSLVAAVMEGVAEPALIVRGAASPHTYAMKPSDAKALAAADLVFWIGPELEGFLDKPVTANAKKATSVTLLEAPGVTLLDAREGGAWEAHDHGHEHKHDHDHKHAHEDEHGHDEVNTHIWLSPANARAMVAAIAEALSAKDPANAAAYTANAERTARSIDALDAELKAALAPVAGKPFVVFHDAYQYFEAQYGLNGVGAITVNPERRPSAKRLSEIRAKIGGLGAACVFAEPQFEPALVNTIVEGTPAKKGVLDPEGADLKDGPGLYPALMRNIAASLKECLGS, encoded by the coding sequence ATGCGCGCCGCGATGCGTCCCCTGCCGCTTCTTGCCCTTGCTGCCGCCCTTACCGCCAGCCCGGCGCTGGCCGAGGGGCCCAAGGTCGTCGCCTCGATCAAGCCGGTCCATTCCCTGGTCGCCGCGGTGATGGAGGGGGTGGCGGAGCCGGCGCTGATCGTGCGTGGCGCGGCGTCTCCCCACACCTACGCCATGAAGCCGTCGGACGCGAAAGCGCTGGCCGCCGCCGATCTCGTCTTCTGGATCGGGCCGGAGCTGGAGGGCTTCCTCGACAAGCCGGTGACGGCGAACGCCAAGAAGGCCACGTCCGTCACGCTGCTGGAGGCGCCGGGCGTCACCCTGCTCGACGCCCGCGAGGGCGGCGCCTGGGAGGCCCACGACCATGGGCATGAGCACAAGCATGATCACGACCATAAGCATGCTCATGAGGACGAGCATGGCCATGACGAGGTGAACACCCACATCTGGCTCTCCCCCGCCAACGCCCGCGCCATGGTCGCGGCGATCGCCGAGGCTTTGTCGGCCAAGGACCCGGCCAACGCCGCCGCCTACACCGCCAACGCCGAGCGCACCGCCCGCTCCATCGACGCGCTCGACGCGGAGCTGAAGGCGGCGCTGGCCCCGGTGGCCGGCAAGCCCTTCGTCGTCTTCCATGACGCCTACCAGTATTTCGAGGCGCAGTACGGCCTGAACGGCGTCGGCGCCATCACCGTCAACCCGGAACGCCGCCCCTCGGCCAAGCGGCTGTCGGAAATCCGCGCCAAGATCGGCGGCCTCGGCGCCGCCTGCGTCTTCGCCGAACCGCAGTTCGAACCGGCGCTGGTCAACACCATCGTCGAGGGCACCCCGGCGAAGAAGGGCGTGCTCGACCCCGAAGGGGCGGACCTGAAGGATGGCCCCGGCCTCTACCCCGCGCTGATGCGCAACATCGCCGCCTCGCTGAAGGAATGCCTGGGGTCCTGA
- the dapB gene encoding 4-hydroxy-tetrahydrodipicolinate reductase, which translates to MKIGVVGCAGRMGQMLVREIAATPGCTLAGGTERVGGPTLGKDIGVLAGLEPLGVVAIDDAAALFAEADAVIDFTSPEASVRHAALAAQSQTVLVIGTTGIGPAQQEPIAQAATHTPIVQSPNMSLGVNLLLALVEQVGRALGDEYDIDILEMHHRNKVDAPSGTALGLGRAAAAGRGVALEDVWQKVRDGHTGVRPRGEIGFATLRGGDVIGDHTVVFAAEGERVELTHKASGRQIYAKGAVRAALWANDKQPGLYSMKDVLGM; encoded by the coding sequence ATGAAGATCGGGGTCGTCGGGTGCGCGGGGCGCATGGGGCAGATGCTGGTGCGCGAGATCGCCGCCACGCCGGGCTGCACGCTGGCCGGCGGCACGGAGCGGGTGGGCGGCCCCACGCTCGGCAAGGACATCGGTGTCCTCGCCGGCCTTGAGCCGCTGGGAGTCGTCGCCATCGACGACGCGGCGGCGCTGTTCGCCGAGGCCGACGCGGTGATCGACTTCACCAGCCCCGAGGCCAGCGTCCGCCACGCCGCCCTGGCCGCCCAGTCGCAGACGGTGCTGGTCATCGGCACGACCGGCATCGGCCCGGCCCAGCAGGAGCCCATCGCCCAGGCCGCCACCCACACCCCGATCGTCCAGTCGCCGAACATGTCGCTGGGCGTCAACCTGCTGCTGGCGCTGGTCGAGCAGGTCGGCCGCGCGCTGGGCGACGAATACGACATCGACATCCTGGAGATGCACCACCGCAACAAGGTGGATGCCCCCTCGGGCACCGCGCTCGGCCTCGGCCGGGCGGCGGCGGCGGGGCGCGGGGTGGCGCTGGAGGATGTCTGGCAGAAGGTCCGCGACGGCCACACCGGCGTCCGCCCGCGCGGCGAGATCGGTTTCGCCACGCTGCGCGGCGGCGACGTGATCGGCGATCACACCGTGGTCTTCGCCGCCGAGGGCGAGCGGGTCGAGCTGACCCACAAGGCGTCGGGCCGCCAGATCTACGCCAAGGGCGCGGTCCGCGCGGCGCTGTGGGCCAACGACAAGCAGCCCGGCCTCTACAGCATGAAGGACGTGCTGGGGATGTGA
- a CDS encoding methylated-DNA--[protein]-cysteine S-methyltransferase, whose translation MPCLNPAEDPVDARRHRAIAAAIRHLVDHWQDQPGLDELAAVAGMSPFHFQRLFTQWAGISPKRFLQFLTLDNAKRLLAANQSVLDVALDVGLSGPSRLHDLFVACEAMTPGEYKALGGGLTIRWGLHSTPFGPSLVAATERGVCWLSFAEEEDGRDALAEMAAAWPAARLVEDADATRPVAARAFRWDGFAKDGSTGGEPLRLLMKGTNFQIKVWEALLRIPSGAVVSYEDVARAIGQPTAMRAVGAAVGRNPVCVLIPCHRVIQKSGIIHNYRYGVPRKRALLAWEQGHVLPEDEAAA comes from the coding sequence ATGCCATGCCTGAACCCTGCCGAAGACCCAGTCGACGCGCGACGCCACCGCGCCATCGCCGCCGCCATCCGCCATCTCGTGGACCATTGGCAGGACCAGCCGGGACTGGACGAGCTGGCCGCGGTCGCCGGCATGAGCCCCTTCCATTTCCAGCGGCTGTTCACCCAATGGGCGGGGATCAGCCCGAAGCGCTTCCTGCAGTTCCTGACGCTGGACAACGCCAAGCGGCTGCTTGCCGCGAACCAGAGCGTGCTGGACGTGGCGCTGGACGTCGGGCTGTCCGGGCCGTCGCGGCTGCACGACCTGTTCGTCGCCTGCGAGGCGATGACGCCGGGCGAGTACAAGGCGCTGGGCGGCGGGCTGACCATCCGCTGGGGCCTGCACTCCACTCCCTTCGGCCCGTCGCTGGTCGCCGCCACCGAGCGCGGCGTCTGCTGGCTGAGCTTCGCCGAGGAGGAGGACGGACGCGACGCGCTGGCCGAGATGGCCGCCGCCTGGCCGGCCGCCCGTCTGGTGGAGGACGCCGACGCCACCCGCCCGGTCGCCGCCCGCGCCTTTCGCTGGGACGGTTTCGCCAAGGACGGTTCCACAGGCGGTGAACCGCTGCGCCTGCTGATGAAGGGCACCAATTTCCAGATCAAGGTGTGGGAGGCGCTGCTGCGCATCCCCTCGGGCGCCGTCGTGTCCTACGAGGACGTGGCCCGCGCCATCGGCCAGCCGACCGCCATGCGGGCGGTGGGGGCGGCGGTGGGGCGCAACCCGGTCTGCGTGCTGATCCCCTGCCATCGGGTGATCCAGAAGTCGGGGATCATCCACAACTACCGCTACGGCGTCCCCCGCAAGCGCGCCCTGCTCGCCTGGGAGCAGGGGCACGTCCTGCCGGAGGACGAGGCCGCGGCTTAA
- a CDS encoding DUF2244 domain-containing protein, with translation MARHTPSPAPSPALLPASRVFFDAILHPHRSLGQHGFRVLMGVVILANLLIAGIFAANGAWPVVPFCGLDVVILWLAFRVNNRAAQLYERVRLTDTDLTVQRVARNKPERRWSLQPNWLRVTLDGPPRHGGRVTLTSHGQSVAVGAFLTPEERADFAKALRGALALWRRAPCHPEPVP, from the coding sequence ATGGCCCGTCATACCCCCTCCCCGGCTCCTTCCCCGGCCCTGCTCCCGGCTTCCCGCGTCTTCTTCGACGCGATCCTGCACCCGCACCGCAGCCTGGGTCAGCACGGGTTCCGTGTTCTGATGGGCGTCGTGATCCTCGCCAACCTGCTGATTGCCGGCATCTTCGCTGCCAACGGGGCGTGGCCGGTGGTGCCCTTCTGTGGGCTGGACGTGGTGATCCTTTGGCTGGCCTTCCGCGTCAACAACCGGGCCGCCCAGCTGTACGAGCGGGTGCGCCTGACCGACACCGACCTGACCGTCCAGCGCGTCGCCCGGAACAAGCCGGAGCGGCGGTGGAGCCTCCAGCCCAACTGGCTGCGCGTCACCCTGGACGGCCCGCCCCGGCACGGCGGCCGGGTGACCCTCACCTCGCACGGGCAGTCGGTGGCCGTCGGCGCCTTCCTGACTCCGGAGGAGCGGGCGGATTTCGCCAAGGCGCTGCGCGGCGCGCTGGCCCTGTGGCGCCGTGCCCCCTGCCATCCCGAACCGGTGCCCTGA
- the nth gene encoding endonuclease III — MLRPMKPAAVQEFFRRLSAANPEPKSELEYVNPYTLLVAVVLSAQATDVGVNKATGPLFQIVTTPQQMVELGEERLRGYIKTIGLFNTKAKNVIRLSEILVAQYGGEVPRDREALETLPGVGRKTANVVLNVAFGEETIAVDTHIFRVGNRTGLAPGKTPDAVEAKLLKVVPKAYRRHAHHWLILHGRYVCKARKPDCLVCPVSDLCGFKDKVLPAAVV; from the coding sequence ATGCTGCGCCCCATGAAGCCCGCCGCCGTTCAGGAATTCTTCCGCCGCCTCAGCGCCGCCAACCCGGAGCCGAAGAGCGAGCTGGAATACGTCAATCCGTACACGCTCCTGGTCGCCGTCGTGCTGTCGGCTCAGGCCACCGATGTCGGCGTCAACAAGGCCACCGGCCCGCTGTTCCAAATCGTCACCACGCCGCAGCAGATGGTGGAGCTGGGGGAGGAGCGGCTGCGCGGCTACATCAAGACCATCGGTCTGTTCAACACCAAGGCCAAGAACGTCATCCGGCTGTCGGAAATCCTGGTCGCCCAGTATGGCGGCGAGGTGCCGCGCGACCGCGAGGCTCTGGAAACCCTGCCGGGGGTCGGGCGCAAGACCGCCAACGTGGTGCTGAACGTTGCCTTCGGCGAGGAGACCATCGCGGTGGACACCCACATCTTCCGCGTCGGCAACCGCACCGGCCTCGCCCCCGGCAAGACGCCCGACGCGGTGGAGGCCAAGCTGCTGAAGGTGGTTCCCAAGGCCTACCGCCGGCACGCCCACCACTGGCTGATCCTGCACGGCCGCTACGTCTGCAAGGCCCGCAAGCCCGACTGTCTCGTCTGTCCGGTCAGCGACCTGTGCGGCTTCAAGGACAAGGTCCTACCGGCTGCCGTGGTGTGA
- a CDS encoding bactofilin family protein, whose amino-acid sequence MLFGRKNPPVGAPKTQSADPATPAAPQAGAAEPVAAVSPLASLSNPSVAIPPAGPAPAARTPQPEPFSSKGPEMNTSTPKPPAGAPIPGSSYKPTDIPRRTVDLPGAAPRRPEGYGAPASAPAAAPAPVAPPPAAPLASDQRRLIVGRDISLNGEIGSCDILVVEGTVEAKLRDGRSIEIAETGLFKGAVEIDEADIGGRFEGDIIVRGRLTVRSTGKINGSIKYGELAVEAGALLNGEIGKYTPAAKPAATPAAPAEAAPAPAALDPIVVDG is encoded by the coding sequence ATGCTGTTCGGACGAAAGAATCCGCCCGTCGGTGCGCCGAAGACCCAAAGCGCCGACCCGGCCACCCCGGCCGCACCGCAGGCGGGCGCCGCCGAACCCGTGGCGGCGGTGTCGCCGCTCGCCTCCCTGAGCAACCCGTCCGTGGCGATTCCGCCGGCCGGCCCCGCCCCGGCCGCCCGCACGCCGCAACCCGAGCCGTTTTCCTCCAAGGGACCCGAGATGAACACGAGCACCCCGAAGCCGCCGGCCGGCGCCCCGATCCCCGGTTCCAGCTACAAGCCGACGGACATTCCGCGCCGCACCGTCGACCTGCCGGGTGCCGCGCCGCGCCGTCCCGAGGGGTACGGCGCCCCGGCTTCGGCGCCCGCCGCGGCCCCCGCCCCGGTCGCTCCGCCGCCCGCCGCCCCGCTCGCCAGCGACCAGCGCCGGCTGATCGTCGGCCGCGACATCTCGCTGAACGGCGAGATCGGGTCCTGCGACATTCTGGTCGTGGAAGGCACGGTGGAGGCCAAGCTGCGCGACGGCCGGTCCATCGAGATCGCCGAGACCGGCCTGTTCAAGGGCGCCGTCGAGATCGACGAGGCCGACATCGGCGGCCGCTTCGAGGGTGACATCATCGTGCGCGGCCGTCTGACCGTGCGCTCCACCGGCAAGATCAACGGCTCGATCAAGTACGGCGAGCTGGCGGTCGAGGCCGGCGCCCTGCTGAACGGCGAGATCGGCAAATACACCCCGGCGGCCAAGCCCGCCGCAACCCCCGCCGCCCCGGCGGAAGCGGCCCCGGCGCCGGCCGCGCTCGACCCCATCGTGGTCGACGGCTAA
- a CDS encoding EI24 domain-containing protein: MIRALLLAIGQLSDPASRRVVWIGVLSAILAFALLAGAVWWALFHTALTGYAWVDGVLDVLGGLAVLLLAWVLFPATVGMVSSFFLDEVVQAVERRHYPQLPPPRQTGLGEELLTALRFFAIVLLVNLFALPLYLMVPGLNLLIFYTANGYLLGREYFEMVAIRRMGRKEAGFLRRSSPLKPFLAGAVIAFLSTIPFVNLLVPVIASAFMVHIYHSMTGSMTGLSRQEGL, encoded by the coding sequence ATGATCCGCGCCCTGCTTCTCGCCATTGGACAGCTTTCCGACCCGGCGTCCCGCCGCGTCGTGTGGATCGGCGTGCTGTCCGCCATCCTGGCCTTCGCCCTTCTGGCCGGGGCGGTGTGGTGGGCGCTGTTCCACACGGCGCTGACCGGCTACGCCTGGGTCGACGGGGTGCTGGACGTGCTCGGCGGGCTGGCGGTCCTGTTGCTGGCCTGGGTGCTGTTTCCCGCCACGGTCGGCATGGTGTCCAGCTTCTTCCTCGACGAGGTGGTGCAGGCGGTGGAACGGCGCCACTATCCCCAGTTGCCGCCACCCCGCCAGACCGGCCTTGGCGAAGAACTGCTGACCGCGCTGCGCTTTTTCGCCATCGTCCTGCTGGTCAACCTGTTCGCCCTGCCCCTGTATCTGATGGTGCCGGGGTTGAACCTGCTGATCTTCTACACCGCCAACGGCTATCTTCTCGGCCGCGAATATTTCGAGATGGTGGCGATCCGGCGGATGGGACGGAAGGAGGCGGGGTTTCTGCGGCGTTCCAGCCCGTTGAAACCATTTTTGGCTGGCGCGGTAATTGCCTTTCTTTCGACAATTCCTTTCGTCAACCTGCTGGTGCCGGTGATCGCGAGCGCCTTCATGGTCCACATCTACCATTCCATGACGGGGTCCATGACGGGCCTTTCCCGCCAGGAAGGGCTGTGA
- a CDS encoding adenosine kinase, which yields MATAEFDVTGVGNAIVDVIAHADDAFLTANGIEKGAMTLIDAARAEELYGRMGPGIEVSGGSAGNTMAGIASLGGKGAYIGKVHGDQLGQVFRHDIRAAGVHFETAAGHGGAPTARCLILVTPDAQRSMNTFLGACVELGPEDIDEALIANSQVTYLEGYLWDPPRAKEAFRKAAATAHGAGRKVSLSLSDSFCVHRHHAEFMDLVEGHVDILFANEHEITALYKTDRFEDALEAVKRLGKTAALTRSEKGAVIVSGGEVVEVPASPVARVVDTTGAGDLYAAGFLYGFTRGMAPAVCGRIGALAAAEIISHVGPRPEVVLADLLKDAGVPA from the coding sequence ATGGCCACGGCCGAATTCGACGTCACCGGCGTCGGCAACGCCATCGTCGATGTGATTGCCCATGCCGACGACGCCTTTCTCACGGCCAACGGCATCGAGAAGGGCGCGATGACGCTGATCGACGCCGCCCGCGCCGAGGAGCTGTACGGCCGCATGGGCCCGGGCATCGAGGTGTCGGGCGGCTCCGCCGGCAACACCATGGCCGGCATCGCCTCGCTGGGCGGCAAAGGCGCCTACATCGGCAAGGTCCACGGCGACCAGCTTGGCCAGGTCTTCCGCCACGACATCCGCGCCGCCGGCGTGCATTTCGAGACGGCGGCCGGCCATGGCGGCGCCCCGACGGCGCGCTGCCTGATCCTGGTGACACCGGACGCCCAGCGCTCCATGAACACCTTCCTGGGCGCCTGCGTGGAGCTGGGACCGGAGGACATCGACGAGGCGCTGATCGCCAACTCGCAGGTCACCTACCTGGAAGGCTATCTGTGGGACCCGCCCCGCGCCAAGGAAGCCTTCCGCAAGGCCGCCGCGACCGCCCACGGCGCCGGGCGCAAGGTCTCGCTCTCGCTGTCCGACAGCTTCTGCGTCCACCGCCACCACGCGGAGTTCATGGACCTCGTCGAGGGCCATGTCGACATCCTGTTCGCCAACGAGCATGAGATCACCGCCCTCTACAAGACCGACCGCTTCGAGGACGCGCTGGAGGCGGTAAAGCGCCTCGGCAAGACCGCCGCCCTGACGCGCAGCGAGAAGGGCGCCGTCATCGTCTCCGGCGGGGAGGTGGTCGAGGTTCCCGCATCCCCGGTCGCCCGCGTGGTCGACACCACGGGGGCCGGCGACCTCTACGCCGCCGGCTTCCTCTACGGCTTCACCCGCGGCATGGCCCCGGCGGTGTGCGGCCGCATCGGCGCGCTGGCCGCCGCGGAGATCATCAGCCACGTCGGCCCCCGTCCGGAGGTCGTGCTGGCCGATCTGCTTAAAGACGCGGGCGTTCCGGCCTAA